A DNA window from Pseudomonas wuhanensis contains the following coding sequences:
- a CDS encoding DUF6555 family protein, whose protein sequence is MNNAKLFVIEYTLHGQPKSFIIRLDKMDNAEAWHWASCDAGVGRIPRFGRERVQKTSKPLAEKFGIENVTWRPAS, encoded by the coding sequence ATGAACAATGCAAAACTTTTCGTTATTGAATACACCCTTCATGGCCAGCCCAAGTCTTTCATTATCCGCCTGGACAAAATGGACAATGCAGAGGCTTGGCACTGGGCAAGTTGCGACGCCGGAGTCGGCCGGATCCCGCGCTTTGGCCGTGAACGGGTGCAAAAGACCAGCAAACCGCTGGCGGAAAAATTCGGCATCGAGAATGTGACCTGGCGACCGGCCAGTTGA
- a CDS encoding purine-nucleoside phosphorylase → MNAMTRLSLSVGIVCGALLSSATWATEAPIQPKVMLITMFAPEAQNWIDRLELKQEVRVPGLSAEYPNIRCNTQQVCLMVTGMGQTNAAASTLALALSPKFDLRKSYFLIAGIAGISPHHGTIGTTAWAHYLVEFGTQWELDSRDAPKDWPTGYLGINTKGPNEKPPLDYKTEVFELNPKLQAKAFALSHKVHLSESKESAIWRLKYPSAPANQPPVVTQCDTLAGNTWFSGTRLSERAEVWTRLLTNNEGVYCTTQQEDNSTYEALLRASREGLVDVRRLAVVRAGSDFDRPAPGQSEVDNLLKYADQGGFVPALENLYRTGNPLVQEILQNWSAWEKGVPEV, encoded by the coding sequence ATGAATGCAATGACGCGTCTTTCCCTGTCCGTGGGCATTGTCTGCGGCGCCCTGCTCTCTTCCGCTACCTGGGCGACTGAAGCGCCCATTCAGCCGAAAGTAATGCTGATCACCATGTTCGCCCCCGAGGCGCAGAACTGGATCGATCGCCTGGAACTCAAGCAAGAAGTGCGCGTACCGGGCCTGTCCGCCGAGTACCCGAACATTCGCTGCAACACCCAACAGGTGTGCCTGATGGTCACCGGCATGGGCCAGACCAATGCCGCGGCCTCTACTCTGGCCCTGGCGCTGTCGCCGAAATTCGACCTGCGCAAAAGTTACTTCCTGATCGCCGGTATCGCCGGCATCAGCCCCCACCACGGCACCATCGGCACCACCGCGTGGGCACACTATCTGGTGGAGTTCGGCACCCAGTGGGAGCTGGATTCCCGGGACGCGCCGAAAGACTGGCCGACCGGTTACCTGGGCATCAACACCAAAGGCCCGAACGAAAAGCCGCCGCTGGACTACAAAACTGAAGTGTTCGAACTCAATCCGAAGTTGCAGGCCAAGGCGTTCGCCCTGAGCCACAAGGTCCATCTGAGCGAGAGCAAGGAATCAGCGATATGGCGTTTGAAGTATCCGTCGGCCCCAGCCAATCAGCCGCCAGTGGTAACCCAGTGCGACACGCTGGCGGGCAATACCTGGTTCTCCGGAACGCGGTTGAGCGAGCGGGCGGAAGTCTGGACCAGGCTGCTGACCAATAACGAAGGGGTCTATTGCACGACTCAGCAGGAAGACAACTCCACCTACGAGGCGCTGCTGCGCGCCAGCCGCGAGGGCCTGGTGGACGTCCGGCGCCTGGCGGTGGTGCGCGCCGGTTCTGACTTCGACCGGCCGGCGCCGGGCCAGAGTGAGGTGGATAACCTGCTCAAATACGCCGATCAGGGTGGGTTTGTGCCAGCGCTGGAGAACCTGTACCGCACGGGGAATCCGTTGGTGCAGGAGATTTTGCAGAATTGGTCGGCTTGGGAGAAAGGTGTGCCTGAGGTCTGA
- a CDS encoding methyl-accepting chemotaxis protein, which produces MTSQLTGLVNQVSDQAQRSDQAMERQRHETDQVATAINEMSAAAQEVAKSAQNAAVAAQQTDEEGQAAKRVVAGSIVKIHALVNDIRSSGVSLDSLQKDVSSIVSVLGVIRSIAEQTNLLALNAAIEAARAGEAGRGFAVVADEVRALASRTQISTQEIQSMIDRLQAGTQSAVEAMRRSSEAGDGTSAQANEAGASLDAMAQLIGTINSMNAQIASAAEEQTAVAEEINRSVHQIAVAVDSVADETQLGAQTSRSLADLGQRLGQLVGQFRI; this is translated from the coding sequence ATGACCTCGCAACTGACCGGGCTGGTGAATCAGGTGTCCGATCAGGCCCAGCGCTCGGATCAGGCCATGGAGCGCCAGCGTCACGAGACTGATCAGGTGGCCACGGCGATCAACGAAATGTCGGCGGCGGCCCAGGAAGTGGCCAAAAGCGCGCAAAACGCGGCGGTCGCTGCCCAGCAGACCGACGAAGAAGGCCAGGCCGCCAAGCGTGTGGTGGCCGGCAGCATCGTGAAGATTCATGCGTTGGTGAACGACATTCGCAGCAGCGGCGTGTCCCTCGACAGCCTGCAGAAAGACGTGTCGTCGATTGTCAGCGTGCTCGGGGTGATCCGTTCGATTGCCGAACAGACCAACCTTCTGGCGCTCAACGCCGCCATTGAAGCGGCCCGCGCCGGTGAGGCCGGGCGTGGTTTTGCGGTGGTCGCCGACGAAGTGCGGGCATTGGCCAGTCGCACGCAAATCAGCACCCAGGAAATCCAGAGCATGATCGACCGCTTGCAGGCCGGCACTCAATCGGCAGTCGAAGCCATGCGCCGCTCCAGCGAGGCTGGCGACGGCACGTCGGCCCAGGCCAACGAGGCGGGAGCGTCTCTGGACGCCATGGCCCAACTGATCGGCACCATCAACTCGATGAACGCCCAGATCGCCAGCGCCGCCGAAGAGCAAACCGCCGTGGCCGAAGAAATCAACCGCAGCGTGCATCAGATCGCCGTGGCCGTGGACAGCGTCGCCGACGAAACCCAGCTCGGCGCGCAAACCTCGCGCAGCCTGGCCGACCTCGGTCAGCGCCTGGGGCAACTGGTCGGGCAATTCCGTATTTGA
- a CDS encoding metallothionein: MIDSESICDCPKCSCKLGEHPIARHGKHYCCEACAKHHENGEACSTKGCKCAQH; the protein is encoded by the coding sequence ATGATCGACAGTGAAAGTATCTGCGACTGCCCCAAATGTTCCTGCAAGCTGGGCGAACATCCGATCGCGCGCCACGGCAAGCACTATTGCTGTGAAGCCTGCGCCAAGCACCATGAAAACGGCGAGGCATGCTCCACCAAAGGCTGCAAGTGTGCTCAACACTGA